Part of the Equus caballus isolate H_3958 breed thoroughbred chromosome 18, TB-T2T, whole genome shotgun sequence genome is shown below.
gacctctggactccaggggtgcgtccagaccccagctgaacagacagggagggggagggcagggtgtcttGGGGGACCTGGCCGAGTGGCCccggcctgccccaccctcacggggctctctgacccccagcctgggccgagccttgccatagcctcacctcctaggatcccctcggcatgctcccctcccccctccttctggcctccttccagatctccagcctccaggttacctgcaccagcagctccctgctcacgcgtttctctctcctgacccacttcttccaggttcgagaactctccctgcggggtggggaaagaaagaaagaaaaactgtgggaTGCTTGATGGcaagtcccatttgtttgagaacccagcagatccaaactgcctggggcctggatgagggatttcgcTGGGGTGTTCTGAGCTctaaggtccccatgggactgcggaggggcctctcctcttgtcccttggggcctccattcccagatgtcccaaacagatctctttggaacagtgttggtttcagctgcatagaggcttctgttgctgcaaaggaaacacctgacaatctccacctgggctcaagccaggatctggtctggaaggaaatgaatccctgggacggaactgctggcctaagggcgctgagagactcagagacccagcacccaggtcagTCCCTGTGCCCGGCGTtcgctgtctcccaggtggtctcagctgactttgggggacatgccggcccaaatcaggctgcctgggccacctcaccctcatggtgcttggctggagagcagaccacccactacccacctggaaacttgtccccaggtgtcttggagacgggcaatggcagggctctgcagggcagaaaggattgTGTGGAGGGAACAGAAGTTCCCGAGGCCTCGGCACTCCTGGGGAAGCGAAGAGATGGAGCCGTGAGGGGGAGCTgaagctctgctgcctctggtttctgtcccctcatggacttcccctgtcctggaggagacacatgtccagggaagccagggagggcacacctgccacccgacgagtaacactgccaggcacaaggatttgtagCTCAGCACAAGGGAGGAAGTGAGCTTGTCCCCactgggacctcaagtcaaggtcaacgtggccctggcatgagggtcaagggacagtccagggactaagaccccagacttcaatcctgagagctgagaaacaagaggcaattctcACGCATCCAGACGGGGCGTGCCAAGGCTTACCTCAGCCACCCTGATCCACACCTcaaccaccctggccctgtcctgtgcTGTCATGCTCGCGTCCCCAAGGCAGGTGACGAGGATGCAATTGGCCACGGCGTTGTCGTGCATCACAGTGTCACGGACGGTGGGTGCCAGGTACTCTCGTTCCCTGTTGTCGCGCTCGGACCAGATGGAGCCGAGGCAGTGGGCGGGCACCAacgtcttgaacagctcctgcagAAGATTCGGAGTGTCACCCGGTCCTGCCGCAGCCCAGCTCGGCGTCCACAGTCCCCCATaggcccaggcagggtgagatcagaactggagctcaggaagcagagcatgtggcctgaggcttgtgggagtccctgggttttgtctgtgtccactgaatgcACCCAGTCCAGGATGACCCCGGACTCAggactgtggggaagggaggggacatttgctcccagccctgtctcacttcctccaagctccagaaggcagcccacacatgcccaccagaagggccatcatccacccatcccagtgcccctcatgtcccactccccattcccatgcacattccccccgAGGCAGGGACAACCCCCAGCTTTGTTTGACTGTCTCCACTGGAGTCAATACACATCACCTTCCTGATAAGTGCTGAGGCTGTCCGGGCCACCTGCGCAGATGGGGGAtccacccaaggacctggcagcacttcagtgagtgcccatcccccaccaaagggccagactctgcccaccttccactctctcccacctcattcatcggcacagccaccctgtACAGCAGGTGCTGAGTGTCCGTCTCTACCGTCCCCTGTTCGCTAGGGGACAGCGAaggcttggggagaaagaaagctgcccaggtcacagtgttgataagggagggagcagggatttggacccagatcatcGGAATCCCtagcagggaatggcaggtgtggggcgGCTCATGGCAccgggaaggcaggggccacccGCCAAGTGAGCTCCTCTGCTCACCGCAGCCATCctcgtcagctgctctgccaccagctggggagggaagtccaagatgttcggcttctcctcccgcagctggtCCTCGGTGGTCACGGCCCAGGGGCAGCTGGGCTCTGAAGCTGCCTTTAATGATGGCCCTTGCTCTGGTCCTGGAGTGGCCgactcaggggctgctggctccagctctaccacacgtggtgagactggaggtgcagctggctccagcccgggggatggcactggctctggctctggaagtggcaggagctttggaactggctctggagcaggataaagagaaagtttcacccacacacctgacggtttctgtgcctttccaaagataggaagggctccactgcctctaagggaacgctagcccatgaacctcaacacagacagtcttcccagactccagtcccctcacctctccgttcggcctcaatggccttgagatgctccaggtggcctggcagaaggtaggcatggccctccgCGTGGGAGCCACCAGAGCTGACGTtcagagtggccagctgcagggtccaagcgggaaaccgcaggggctccctgcaatcctgcccttggcccagccaggttcccagcaggaaatagatagcactgcgtggaggcagatgggccagagagtcagtggcctggcctttccttaaacaccgccctcccaaggcactcttgttagcatctgcgcccctgtgccagaccctccccctccagaggagggccccatcccagccctgagccctggctggctgtcctggctgtggcaggtctgctcatccagcaggctgaacacagagtctgtgagagtctcttgttcccaccgatactctcctccccaagggtctggacacagcccacccaaGCCCTGCATGAatgtgggccactggaatgaagactccagcagatttgggagcagcttgctcacacacctcctactatggacctggcGGTGGTGCTCACaaggtgtggatgtggagaaagggaggcaggaggggctgggactctgctgggagtgggtctctaggggacaacgcagcccagcctcccttccaattctcaaggggcctgggacccatgcacagctctctttgagtccagtcctgccggagtggaagccaccagaactcagccctcccatgggaatcacaagatgggtgagatgcagggttctcccaggcctgacccggccacagcctccatcctctccccgcaccctgtttgctagagacaggaggccgTCCTTCTcgacccaaagaccactcactttgggaggtggtcctgtcctccagcatcccgcacgcaatgggccaagctgcctccgtgtgtcccaaaggggatgagggcatcgcccgggatggagggtagatgggacctgtgaatgatgtcaagtgtgactgtGTGACTCTCAGATTagaggggagggccagggaggctgtctgcttcagtcactgagtgacacttagtgtgtccagaagtcctgctcagagtaggtccttcatagacattgttgaatgacctccaaccagaaccaccccgggtgtctgagtgggcctgtggcccctctgtggccctagagatccctaattggctacaccaaggacaagcaccaggcccagctggatggcatctcaaactccttgacagggtgctctccaggtgcttttccaaactcaaaaagccacaagccagtgaagggagaggaagactactttccgtgggggacagagaaataatcaccaccagcaaccacagcatggcccaccaccctctctgcagagccgggcaccagggcagcacctggagggctgatcccattcatccctgggagaagcctagcaagttcatcctctcccaccccacgtttcagaggagccaactcaggctcagagagatgtggtgacattcccaaggcaagacacacagctggcagtgggcagagtcaccactgtgctgaggaggaggcgggcagtcacctgggaaacagctggtccagcacctggtgggctgtgctggagcctgagtagctgcagagggaggtgatgacgctgcagaggactctgctggggaaggctggcagcacagtctctgagagcctctgcatcatgcctgcctggagggcacgcatcctgcaggcctcagtgacagacagagtggactcatcttcactctgggtgggacgaggagggacacagagtcagGGTCACCACTGCGAACCACCAGCGTCATCGGggtctgcagctgacccaggaactcctagcccctcccagacaTCTGCGACAGGAGAGACAGGGGTCCCAACTCAGCAAAGTTCTGCGCTCTCAAAGTACAATCTGACTTTCGTCCTGCGAAGGACTCCACATTGATCTCCCTCAAGGCCATTTGCTcgctgagggacaacagagctccctctgtgaagagcaccagcccagtgaacACCCAACAGACAcccctctctagagaggagaacagaggctttggcatgccaagtggcttctctaggtcctgtggctcagaactgagaaccgcccaaagtgagggctgagggacatcccctctaactgcctgaggcttcatcgGACCCTGACCCGGAGGGAAATGTTATGCggccacctcacccctcccaggtctggaaacagtgtacagggcagtgacacgttctgagaatccctttgactttcaaacacgctgatggttatttcttttacattaaagggagtttggagacccttGTTATCGaggtttcattttccaaaaaaggcaaaattcaaagatactcagggcctattgggaagtgacaacgacatcaacgttttctctaatcttcctaggaaaatgcaaagagtgccctcctaccctcctatgcagctggtggggaggagcggaagtccagattcctttgggaatgggactgtgggacactcatgggggacagccctgttagggtcccaggagaacggcagtttgaggttggattctgggcctgccctggtcatctcaggggcctgggtgggaagacccctccgtgcccactctcacctcagagcagccctggttattgatggtggcgcggtgcagctggtccctgtccagggagatggagtacccgaagccatccgTCAGCTCTTCCACCCCCTCCtgcgtgcagctctgcaaagacagtgcccgagagccggGCCGGGAGGTCTGAGgggcctgcctcgacttggccacaggaggaaacaCCAGCACAGGTGAGGTACCGAGCAGCATCTGCATAGACCTctagccagggagggaatgagatgacacctggagggctcgggactaacctatgggtagaggagcttggttcccagcacccactctcccgACCTGCTAGCTACTACCTAGGCTGGGGAACACGAcacactgccaggcttccaacaccgagcaaatggctcctgcccagggtgggtcccCGCTCAGCACCGCCGTCCCTCTCTCACTCCCCTccgacacacaaggaggctcaaatTGTTGTGCGGGTGGCATCCAGTTGTGGCCTAACCCTGTTGGCtttccctgtgttacctgagtgCTCCTCCTACCAATTGGACAGAGGCGGTGCTGGTGAGGGCAaagccagtgtctatagtgactgaaaaggctctttttcttggctttcctgaagccagagcctccacaactcgggagacagcaggagaacaTCCTCTTGTCTTCAGTGTCACCACTCAAGTGGGCTCGATAGgatgctatgtctagaatgtgggcgcctggagaccagtgtgctaagttctgttggggtctgtctccaaggaagtgaggtcacttgcTCAAGTTTCCCTTACCTGGGCGCCTTCTTCAATCACACCCACCGAAAACCTCTCTGGGATCTTgactgctcaccctccttgcccatgtcacctccagaactgtacacaaatagccagcacagatcccaacacaggaccttgagacggaaccagggttccagcttgaggacatgcagctgagttccgacctcttttttcctacaagctctgtctcctggaaatgccaatgggcctcccagggcctcctcaatcacccaacctgcacgatggggacgAGGCCAGAAATAGCTCCCTTGGGACGTCCTCAGGTGTAGAAGAGACAATAGCGACAACTCCTGTTtccatgtgtctgatgcacacacttagagatgaaagaatgacaagaaggggtgggatgcagtgtggagtacccctcaaaacaggactgggttccagctgtgtgaccttgagaaagtcactgcccctctgggcctcatttccaggtctgcacctttaagaggtggaaattaggggaaattcagatacttccattcactggcatgaaacctTGCACGGTCTCCTGTTTGACAGAATCAGACCCAAATGCCTtgtgtcggcctatgtggtgggcagcctccaccatggctcctggtgctcactgtcttctgctgtgcGCGTCCTTGTGGTACACACAGTGCTCAGGAACTGGCTTCTGAacagaatgcagccaaggtgatgggatggcaCGCAACCCAGGGTTAAGAATAAAAAGCCTGGCCCTTTCTTCTAACCCATtttctccagccccctccctctttccctcctcctgtttccatctttctgtctctctctctgcctcttaattctctggaactgggggagcaagtgtgcatgttttcagttgtcctatgaggaggctccataggagagaatggagggaatGATCGGCCAACAGACACGCAGGATCTCAGATTTTCAGTTCAAACAAAACCCATCAACACGCATGTGACTGAACTTGGGACCAAACCCTCCCCAAGTCGAGCCCCAATAGAGACACAGGCCCTGCTTCAGAGAGACCTTGATGCAGAAGCACCCAGCCGAGCCgtgccctcttcctggcacacagaatttgtgagatgttaaggatttgtaCTTTTTGGGTGCAATCTCTTGGAGCAATGTCGTCAGAGAGCGATGGCAAAAAGCACAGCCTACCAGTTCCCACCACATGGCCCTGCCGTGCCCCCATCTGCCCTCCActcccttctcaggctccttctcgCCACACCCCCACCCTCCGCCCTTCTCTGGTCACactcacttcttcctgtgagtctctgcaccagcgttgccttctccctgactctcaaactgttcccagacacaggccgGCGTGCCTCTCATCTGtcactctgctcacagcaaatgtcacctctgtgaggcctttcagagcctcccaggcacaggctcCACTGTCACAGGTCTCCCACCTGCAAGGGCATCTCATGATGTCCTCCTTCTTGGTCTCAtctggataaagtgagtccatgaaggagggctttctgcttgGTGGACGAGGAGGCAGCTTCTTCTGGTTTCCTCAGGATCATGACTGTGTCTTCTGGGctgaatgtttcccctcccaagtccattgtgaaaggaaattctcattcccttgctttcaagGGTCTGGTTTCCGCAAGAACACAGGGAGACTGGCCTCTCCCTGGAATGcggcaccagcccctacacccaaagccagaaaattagcacccatcttgaaacaccaccagatcctgaagtcagttcctgctgaggcctcccatCTGCTTTGTAATCCCATGGGAACTCCTGAGCTCACCTTTCCCCTCAGACCCAGCTCCCAGTCTGCccttggcttcttagaggaacagtgggatttcccagaagcactcccagcctgggcaagaaatgttttgaaatgttctccatgtattttccaggacatgggatgTGGGGAGAAGTCATTTTGGTTGTGTATGTGCAAGAGTTTTGATGCaaatagcatctttttcagacagagatcaaagagtggggctactgggtgtaacaagaaaatggatacactgagccaacgtcttcatggtgtgaagtcatagggagcaaagaacatggttaagagcagagaatatggagccacaacttatgttcaaattccagctcaatcACTTCCTTGATATTGGTAGAGGGCAAGTTATTCACCTCATCggtgcctcactttcttcatctgttgtcGGCAAGAATGATAAGCGTACCTAATTTGTGAGAATACGgagagtattaaaggagttaatgaTTCAAAACGCTTGCAACATCCAGCACATTGCATGCCCTGTACACATACATTATGAATGAAATGCAAATGTTCTTCTGACGCTATCTGTTTGCTCCAGACGGGAGACTAGGGGCTGGAAGGAGATAGACAGcactccctgagacaggatgaatcgatgaatgaacaacactgttgaaggcATTACCAATGGCACATCCACCTCCCTATGGACATTCCCAAGCAcaatcacacccaagcatccctcctctgtcctgcatCATCTTCTGCgattctatccaggaatcacgggggcttcttgaaccctgggacccacacccactacaggttctcttctctctggcagcaaaccccaggccttgtcctaatggctgcagcccacaggctcttcactctgatccttttcttcacttgagggagaAGTGCCATccccagagctgggcacacacAGTGTGAGCCTTGGAGGGAATGTCTCCCTGGCCGGTGGCAGGTGGAAGAGCACCGTGAAggagtgggatttggggagagtcctccaggtgcggtcagaaggggcccagccagggcatttTTCAGCAAGGACTTGTCTGGTTGGTGGACCTTGGTGGCGAAAGAGTGGCGGGGGCAGCATGTTTCAGAGGTCCTGGCACAAGACGATCCATAGGATGGTCTTCaagtcagaatcagcctaatGAGGTCCAGCTCAATCCACgttcatctgttccctgactggctcactaatccaggagtgatttaCAAGAGTGATATTCGTGTTCTAGCATCTTTTCATTGATTGGCAGGAGCTATTATTCTTTACAAAacttgtatatttttacataGGAAAGGAAAGGTGAGTTCTGTAACAACGCTTCTTACAAAGTTCTCCCTAATGTATTGAATCACTAACAGAATCCACCGCTGGGAACCTCTCGAAAGATCCTGATCTTTACTCTCTGGTGTTAGATCTTCCTGATTGGTAAATTCTCTTGACTCCTGGCTGCTTTCCTGAGGTTCGTCCACTTAGGACAATGTAGGACTGCAACCTCTTGCCACTTGAGAAGAGTAGTGCAACTCTATGATGACGTTGGTCttgttttctatgtgtgtgtgtgtgtgtttgtgtgtgtatgtgtgtatgagactgttttctgcatcttgcgaTGCATTCAGATcgactcctttccttggaaaaattgtccaTAACCACGTTCTCTGGGCTTTATTCTCATGGCTTGAACAGTGCTGTACAACAGTAGAATTTCTCAATCTGTCttatggaatttaattttttctagtagccacattttaaaaagtaaaaataaacaggtgaaactaattttaatagtatatttaaacccattataaccaagcTATTACCATTTGTCcatgcaatctatataaaaattaacaatgaaataGTTCACATTCTTTTTCGTTTTAATCGGGATCTACAAATCCATTCAGAGCACAGTCTTCATTTGTcagttgtatattttctcatctgcagtATCTGTGTTGAGATACTATAATGCTCACAGAGGTAACATAAGATTCACGTATCTAAGGAGCTCCAAGCTTATCAAAGTGTCCCACTGAATGATCATGTCAGATGAATGATGAAAAGCCCCTATTGGTCTAGTAAGAAAGGAGTCAGTGTGGCCTTACAAGGGAACAACCCATAGAATGGTGAGAGCACATGGAGCATGGGGTTTTCTGAGGAGGTGTTTGCAGGTGAGGCCACAGAAACACATAAGGTAGATGACCTTTTCTTACTGGTTCATgtcaaaagggaaggagaagagacagcaatttctctgtgaaatatcaGGCAAGTTAAGGGACCCTGAATAtgtatgaaggaaaaagaaatgtggggAACATTGAAAACAGGCTTTGTGGAAAATCAAGGCGTAAATATGccaatccataaaagaaattagaatttcCAGGCATTagggatgcttcccagttgatgcagcTGATTTTGCATTTACACTGGTACCAAAAAAATCCTGTTTTGTCATAAGATCATAAGATTGGCAGCAGCTAAGGCCTGGCTGATAATCAGGATCTTCTGGGGTTGAAATTTTACAAGACACATATGATGAGCAGTAAGAAATTTTGGACGGCTCCAAGGGAATTACTGAGATCACAGACCACAGATTGCAGGAATGGCAGAATAGGGGAAGAGAAATTAAGCTGAGAACACGGTGATgtggcatcacttccgatcttGAGGAATGGGTATCTGTTGTATGAGTGTTTGACCAAAATCCGGCCATCAGGGATTTGTGTGGGTTAATACgtttctgaattatttatttttgaacatgATCCTTTGGGTTGATGGAAACATGTGGGACAGGGGAGTCAGTCACTCAGAGTTGGGCAGATGACAATTTCACAACTGGTTCAAGCTCTAAAGGAGCTATGAACACCAGCTGGCCGATGGGAGACACTATCTGCACAACAGATCCTTAGCAAAGCACATATGTTTATAATATCCAAAGGGCTCTTACAACCCAATAGTAAGAAGACAAGCGCCACTTCCCTGCTTACTAGGAGACAGCAGTTCAGGCATGTGATGAGCACCAGGAGTCCTGCCAAGCAGATGAGGACGATGGCACAGAAGGGGAGGTCTGGGGAGACAAATGTTGGGCTGAGCCACCTCCTGCTATTCCCCCAGGGCTCCTGCTGTTGCCCACTGTGCTCAGCAGTCCTTGACATGGTCTGG
Proteins encoded:
- the LOC138918728 gene encoding ral guanine nucleotide dissociation stimulator-like codes for the protein MQMLLGTSPVLVFPPVAKSRQAPQTSRPGSRALSLQSCTQEGVEELTDGFGYSISLDRDQLHRATINNQGCSESEDESTLSVTEACRMRALQAGMMQRLSETVLPAFPSRVLCSVITSLCSYSGSSTAHQVLDQLFPR